A stretch of DNA from bacterium:
CCGAGCCGCCCATGAGCGCCGCCCGTCAATGGGAGGCCTGGCGCTTCTCCGGCGATCCCGAAATACGCGACCAGCTGCTTTCGCGCTACCTGCCGCTGGTGCGCAATGTCGCCGGACGCATGGCGCTGGGGTTCCCCAAGTCGGTGGAACTGCCCGACCTGGTGTCGACCGGCGTGATCGGCCTGATCGAGGCGTTCAAGAACTTCGATCCCGACCGCGGCGTGAAGTTTGAGACCTTCGCGGTGCCGCGCATCCGCGGCGCCATCCTCGATGAACTGCGCTCACTGGACTGGGTGCCGCGCTCGACCCGCGCCAAGGCGCGCGAGATCGACCGCTCCACCACCAGGCTGGAAAACCGCCTCGGACGCACCCCGACCCGCACCGAACTGGCCGAGGACCTGAAGATCTCGATATCCGAGCTCCATGACGCCATCGACGATGTCTCCGGCACCACCATCCTATCGCTGGATGAACTGGTCTACCGCGAGGAGGACAACCGCCAGGTGCCGCGGGTCGAAACGCTCGAATGCCCCAACGCCGACAGCGTCCTGCGCGACATCGAACGCCAGGAGCTTCGCGCCTTCCTGATCAACGCCATCGCCAATCTCACCCAGCAGGAGAAGCTGGTGATCGCGCTCTACTACTATGAGGAACTGACGCTGCGCGAGATCGGCGAGACAATGAACATCTCGGAGTCGCGGGTCTCGCAGATCCACACCAAGTCGGTGGGGAAACTGCGCAACATGGTGCGGGAGCGCTTCGGTGTCTGAGGCCCATCCCCGCGCCGCATCGGATGCCGGCGAAGCGATGATGACCACCGGTGACGAGCACCCCATCCAGCTGGTCCGGGTGACCTGTCCGGTCTGCCGCACGGTCAACGAGTACGAGACCGTGCGACCCGGCGCCTACATCGAGGTCGGGACCGACACCGACTTCCGTCCGCTGTCGCGTCGCTGGACCCATCCCGGCTACCAGGCGGTGCATCCGCTCCTGTATTTCACCGCCACCTGCTCGACCTGCTTTTTCACCCGCGAGATGACCCGCGCCTTCCGTGACGGGGAGACGACGCAGGGCTGCAAGCCGGAAGTCTGGCGCGAGGTGCGCCGCCGCCATCTCGAGGAACTGGCCAATCCCAACAGCGTCATCCGCCGCCTGAGCGCCTCGCTGTGGCCGCAGTCCTATCCCTACCGCACTGCGATCAGCAAACTGCTGTTGGCCGTGCACTGCGAGCACCTGCTACCGACGCCGTCGCATTCCGATCTGGCGCGCTGGTACTTGCGCATCGCCTGGCTGTTTTGCGATCTGTCGCCGCGGCCGGGGGTCGACTGGACCTCGCCGTTGGCGCAAAGCCGCCGCGACTGGACCCGCGCGCTGGCAGAGATGGCCGCCGACGTGGAACGTCTGCGGGCGCGCGCCGCCGGCATGACCCGGTTCCTGCAGAGCCACCCGGAGGCGGTCCAACGCAATCCCGACGATGATCTGCGCCCCGCACAGTGCCGGCAACATCTCTATCAGCTCGATGAGCATCTGCTGACTTTGGAGCAGACCGTGGCCGCGCTCAACGCCGACCCCGCCGCGGATGCCGGCTTTGTCGGCGCCCCCGACGGCGCCCTGGTCAATGAGCCATTCGGCGACTATCCGTCGTACACCGACTTCCTGCGCGCGCTGAAGATGGATTCGCCGTTGGTGGCGATCCACGAGGAGGACGCCCGTCTGCGCGCGCTGCATCACTACAAACTGGCCTTTGACGCGCACGGCGGCATCGCGGCGGGCAACGGCGCGATGATGACCGCCTATCTGATCGGCGAACTGGCCCGCCGTCTGGCCTACTTCGACGAGGCCGAACGGCACTTCGCGTTGGCGCGAGAGGCCGCCGCCGCCGCCATCGCCGACAGCGGCGCCGATCGCAGCCGCTCGGCGCTGGCCCGGCACATCGCCGATTTGGCCGAACGGCAGGCGAGCCGTCTCTACGACGTCGCCGCCGGCAACGAATGACAATTCATGGGACGTGCAGTGCACATGGGACGCCAGCCATTTTGGGGGAACAGATGAAGAGCAACAACCAGCCCGGTCACAACTCCGCGAATCGGCAGAAACGCCGCTTCGTGCGCATCGAAGTCTTCTCGCCGGTCTCCTTCAATTCCGTCGTGGTCGAACCCGATAAACGGGTCCGCCTGCATCCGGAGAAGAAGTCCGGCGTGCTGCTCAATCTCTCCGGCGGCGGGGTCCTGGTTTCGACCACCGACCACGTCACGGAAGGGGAGTTCCTGCTGATGAAGTTCGATGTCCACGGCTTCGATGCCCTGACCAACGTCATCGGCAAGGTCAAACGGGTGGAGCGTTGCGAGGACGGCGAAATCCTCATGGGCGTCGAGTTCCTGGCGGTGGAGCAGATCGACGACCCGGTGATCGCTCATGGACTGGCCCGGATGGCCGATCATCCCAAGGAGTTCTCGCAGGGTCTGTCGCGGCTGATTTCGCGCTATGTCTTCCAGCGGCAGATCGAAATCGAGACGGAATAACCGACCGCGGCATGGCCGCATTGGGGGCAGGCATGGACGGAGACGTCCGCATTCCTGATCCGGATCTGCAGAACGATATCGGGCAGGTGGTCGCCTCCGTTCGCGATTTGGGCGAACGGGCGCGCTTCCTGGCCGTTAATCTGGCGGTCGCCACCGCCAAACTGAAGCAGATGCAGGTCGGCGGTGCCCGGCTTAACCAGGAATTGCTCGATCTGGTCGCCAAGGTGACGCGGGTGGCGCATGATGTCTCCGATGCCGTCACCGCCATCGATCAGGGGTTTGCCCAGACCAAGCCGCAATCGCAGCACCTCTGGAACGCCGTCGAAACCATCGGCGTGCCTGATGAGCGCACGCTGGAACGGCTGTCGCAATCGCTCAATGACACGCTGGAATTGGCCCGTCACCTGTTGCGCTGGGTGCGCCAGGTCGCCCCGGCCGATCTGAACATGCCCGCGGAACCCGGCAAGCCCACATGGGTCGAGCCGGGACCGGGATCAACACGTCCCGAATAGGCCCGAATGGGCGGCAGGGGAGAGTGCGCAGTGCCGAAGTCTCGTCGTCAGCGTCCGTTTTGCCCGATTCCCGTCCGCGTCTGGCTGACTGCCGTGCTGGCCCTCCCGGTTGTGGCCGCCCTCGCCGCCGATAATCCCGGCCGCAGCGTCTGCCTGCGCGATATCTCCTACGTCCTCGGACCACCGGTAACGGTTTCGGGGTATGGCGTGGTCGTGGGCCTGCCCGGCACCGGCGATGGCGCGGTCATTCCCCACACCGACGTTACCTTCGCTGCCACGCTACGACATCTGGGCATTGCCTTGCCCGATGTCCCGATCCCGGTTGGCACCGCGGCGGCGGTCTTCGTTCAGGCCGAGATCTGCCCCGGAGTCAATCCCGGCGCGCCGCTGCCGGCACGTGTGGTCGCGCTGGGCGATGCGACGACGCTGGCCGGCGGAACGCTCCTGCCGGTCGATCTGCATTCGCCCGACGGTCAGTTTCATATGCAGGCCTCCGGCGCCATCGATCCGGCCGCGTCGATTCCCTGCGGCCTGAGTCCGGCGACCGCCTGGATGAATCAGGGCGCAGTGGCCGCCTCGACCTGCTTTATGACCGCGGTGCCCGAACGCGACTTCATCCTCGAAGCGCGCGGGCTGGCCGATGCGCAATTGCCCTTGTTGGCCGAGCGCATCAATGCCGTCTTCGGCCAGATCGCCCGCGCCCACTCCGGCTGCGACATCGAGATCAACCTGCCGCCGGCGTACGCGTCGTTCGATGAGCGGGTCAGTCTCATTGCCCAGTTGGCGGCGCTCCCGGTCGATGATCTGCTTCCGCGCATCCTCGCCGAAGGCCCGGTGCCGTAATCCGGCCGCCCGTCTATCGGGCGATTCCCACACCCCGTGTCCGGTTTCTGAACATCCGCGCGCCGTCCGCGGCCGCGCGTGATCGTTTCCCGATGATTTCTCGTCAACTTTGCCTCGATGCGATTCAGGAGCCCCGCGCGCCCGCCGATAGAAACACTGAGCAGGACTCGTGACGGCGCGGAGGCCATCACGCAACACCAGGGAGGGTGAATGCTCATTCTCACGCGCAAGCAGGGTGAGAGCATCACCATCGGAGATGACATCAAAGTCACCGTGCTGGGTGTCTATGGCCGCCAGGTGCGCCTGGGGGTCGATGCGCCCATCAAGGTTGTGGTGCACCGCGAAGAGGTCTACCTGAAGATCAAGGAAGAAAACAAGAAGGCGCGGTCGCTGAAGACCGACATTGCCGGACTGGCCCGTCTCATCAAGGGCAAGGTGA
This window harbors:
- a CDS encoding FliA/WhiG family RNA polymerase sigma factor; translation: MSAARQWEAWRFSGDPEIRDQLLSRYLPLVRNVAGRMALGFPKSVELPDLVSTGVIGLIEAFKNFDPDRGVKFETFAVPRIRGAILDELRSLDWVPRSTRAKAREIDRSTTRLENRLGRTPTRTELAEDLKISISELHDAIDDVSGTTILSLDELVYREEDNRQVPRVETLECPNADSVLRDIERQELRAFLINAIANLTQQEKLVIALYYYEELTLREIGETMNISESRVSQIHTKSVGKLRNMVRERFGV
- a CDS encoding DUF2225 domain-containing protein, translated to MSEAHPRAASDAGEAMMTTGDEHPIQLVRVTCPVCRTVNEYETVRPGAYIEVGTDTDFRPLSRRWTHPGYQAVHPLLYFTATCSTCFFTREMTRAFRDGETTQGCKPEVWREVRRRHLEELANPNSVIRRLSASLWPQSYPYRTAISKLLLAVHCEHLLPTPSHSDLARWYLRIAWLFCDLSPRPGVDWTSPLAQSRRDWTRALAEMAADVERLRARAAGMTRFLQSHPEAVQRNPDDDLRPAQCRQHLYQLDEHLLTLEQTVAALNADPAADAGFVGAPDGALVNEPFGDYPSYTDFLRALKMDSPLVAIHEEDARLRALHHYKLAFDAHGGIAAGNGAMMTAYLIGELARRLAYFDEAERHFALAREAAAAAIADSGADRSRSALARHIADLAERQASRLYDVAAGNE
- a CDS encoding PilZ domain-containing protein — protein: MKSNNQPGHNSANRQKRRFVRIEVFSPVSFNSVVVEPDKRVRLHPEKKSGVLLNLSGGGVLVSTTDHVTEGEFLLMKFDVHGFDALTNVIGKVKRVERCEDGEILMGVEFLAVEQIDDPVIAHGLARMADHPKEFSQGLSRLISRYVFQRQIEIETE
- a CDS encoding flagellar basal body P-ring protein FlgI, which translates into the protein MPKSRRQRPFCPIPVRVWLTAVLALPVVAALAADNPGRSVCLRDISYVLGPPVTVSGYGVVVGLPGTGDGAVIPHTDVTFAATLRHLGIALPDVPIPVGTAAAVFVQAEICPGVNPGAPLPARVVALGDATTLAGGTLLPVDLHSPDGQFHMQASGAIDPAASIPCGLSPATAWMNQGAVAASTCFMTAVPERDFILEARGLADAQLPLLAERINAVFGQIARAHSGCDIEINLPPAYASFDERVSLIAQLAALPVDDLLPRILAEGPVP
- the csrA gene encoding carbon storage regulator CsrA codes for the protein MLILTRKQGESITIGDDIKVTVLGVYGRQVRLGVDAPIKVVVHREEVYLKIKEENKKARSLKTDIAGLARLIKGKVKGDDPGADSAGGIELKAGPRPHHGIHPQRRPRAQGE